In the genome of Ancylomarina subtilis, one region contains:
- a CDS encoding SusC/RagA family TonB-linked outer membrane protein, which yields MYKILLALFSILLSLSTLSVKAQITKAQELKKIKITGTLKCSEDNQPVVGATIIVKGTTNGVAADFDGNFIIVANPGDVLLISSIGYTSKEIKIGTKTHFDLILSPDNISLKEIAVIGYGVQERRDLTGAVSSVNIEQIDQVALSVDNALSGQIAGVQVNSASGTPGSATAITIRGITSLSADNNPLYIIDGVPVYGVGAGASTSFQSGGVPMVAMGGNTTSGSIGATSEFERNPLASLNMDDIESIEVLKDAYATAIYGSRGAAGVILITTKKGKKGLPKVDLNISTSVASPIDVPDVLNGDQYVDFYNSFLGANTNGIYPFTKGYNTDWFDAATRTAVTNNISATVSAGTDKSTYFLSLNYLDQDSYVINNDFKRYTARINYEYKSSEKFRFGNNISLSYTDNNSLNSGSVYRNSLLAAPNTRIKDDNGDYVFVQSDRDRFNPIAKAKEDINFVKDKRVIGNLYAEYKALSWLTLKTEVGIDLMSSKAYNRNKEYKGIDAGKEVEIIQGSASQTNINNLKLVINNTASIYKEFGEHVFTGVIGQSFETSKEDYVRIAATDFPTNDVLSIGSANDSRVDGAVLREWAMVSFFGRMNYRWKDKYMAGVTYRVDGSSRFNKNERYVGFPSFSVGWRISEEQFMEPYLWVDDLKFRASLGFSGISGSGGYYGNQGQYVARDYAKQYGNTNILEVQQASNPDLKWEKTHTVDIGLDVSLFESRFSLTFDYYNKKSIDMLIGSSVPLYSGYSSQIQNLVDMENKGIEISLTSVNIDKEFKWTSNLNFARNTNKVTKLNLKGYVAGGSEIGYAYYQVGESATAWFLYDWHSVDPLTGNPLWRYSDGSISTTPPASINNKEAYDNKFVMGDRMPEFTGGFTNIFTYKNLELSTLLSFSYGGKIMNGTRAELLTYTDNKNRNLSTEILDEWIIAGHKTEIPKKYNLSTPGKIGGGTDYTVSRETDRFLEDGSFVRLKNVSLSYRFNTDRIRKLGLESLVLYAKGSNLLTWTNYSGPDPEVSAFGSSAAYAGNDELTIPQQKAIQIGLKIGLR from the coding sequence ATGTATAAAATACTCTTAGCCCTTTTTTCCATATTACTGTCCTTATCGACTTTGAGTGTTAAGGCTCAAATTACTAAAGCTCAGGAATTAAAGAAAATTAAGATTACGGGCACACTCAAATGTTCGGAAGATAATCAGCCTGTAGTTGGTGCTACAATTATCGTAAAAGGAACAACCAATGGTGTAGCAGCCGATTTTGATGGTAACTTTATTATTGTGGCTAACCCAGGCGACGTTTTATTGATTTCGTCAATAGGTTATACATCAAAAGAAATTAAAATTGGGACTAAAACGCATTTCGATTTGATCCTGAGTCCCGATAATATATCGCTTAAAGAAATAGCCGTAATTGGTTACGGTGTACAGGAAAGACGCGACTTAACAGGTGCGGTATCATCTGTTAATATTGAACAGATCGATCAAGTTGCATTAAGTGTTGATAATGCACTTTCAGGTCAAATTGCGGGCGTGCAGGTTAATTCTGCAAGTGGAACTCCTGGCAGTGCTACAGCGATAACTATTCGAGGAATTACATCGCTTTCTGCTGATAATAACCCGCTTTATATTATTGATGGGGTTCCTGTATATGGAGTTGGTGCCGGAGCTTCAACTTCTTTTCAGTCCGGAGGTGTTCCCATGGTTGCAATGGGTGGGAATACGACATCAGGCTCTATTGGGGCAACATCTGAATTCGAGAGAAACCCTTTGGCGAGTTTGAATATGGATGATATTGAATCCATCGAGGTGTTGAAAGATGCCTATGCGACGGCTATTTATGGATCGAGAGGTGCTGCTGGTGTTATCCTGATTACGACTAAAAAAGGAAAAAAAGGTTTACCTAAAGTTGACCTTAATATTTCTACTTCAGTTGCTAGTCCTATTGATGTTCCTGATGTTTTGAATGGAGATCAATATGTTGATTTTTATAATAGTTTTTTAGGGGCAAATACCAATGGTATTTATCCATTTACCAAGGGGTATAATACGGATTGGTTCGATGCTGCAACACGTACGGCAGTAACCAATAATATTTCGGCAACGGTTTCTGCAGGAACAGACAAAAGTACGTATTTTTTATCTCTAAATTATCTGGACCAGGATTCGTATGTGATTAATAATGATTTTAAACGTTATACCGCCCGAATTAATTATGAGTATAAATCAAGCGAGAAATTTCGTTTTGGAAATAATATAAGTTTGTCTTATACCGATAATAACTCATTGAACTCAGGTAGTGTTTATCGGAATTCATTACTTGCTGCTCCCAATACACGCATTAAAGATGATAATGGAGATTACGTTTTTGTTCAGAGCGATCGCGATAGATTTAATCCAATTGCCAAAGCTAAGGAGGATATAAACTTCGTTAAGGATAAGCGTGTTATAGGTAATTTATATGCTGAATACAAAGCTTTGTCGTGGTTAACCCTTAAGACTGAAGTTGGTATTGATTTAATGTCTTCAAAAGCTTATAATCGTAATAAAGAATACAAAGGGATTGATGCGGGTAAAGAGGTTGAGATTATTCAAGGAAGTGCAAGTCAAACAAATATTAATAATTTAAAGCTTGTTATTAATAACACAGCATCAATATATAAAGAATTTGGTGAGCATGTATTCACGGGTGTTATAGGTCAAAGCTTCGAAACTTCAAAGGAAGACTATGTTCGGATTGCAGCTACAGATTTTCCAACGAACGATGTCTTAAGTATTGGTTCGGCTAACGATTCTCGAGTTGATGGTGCCGTTTTAAGAGAATGGGCTATGGTCTCGTTTTTTGGTAGAATGAACTACCGTTGGAAAGACAAATATATGGCAGGAGTAACCTATCGTGTAGATGGTTCTTCTCGATTTAATAAAAACGAAAGATATGTTGGTTTCCCATCATTTTCGGTAGGTTGGCGAATTTCTGAGGAACAATTTATGGAACCATACCTATGGGTTGATGATCTGAAATTTCGTGCGAGTTTAGGATTTTCAGGTATCTCCGGTTCAGGTGGCTATTACGGCAATCAAGGTCAATATGTGGCTAGAGACTACGCTAAACAGTACGGTAATACTAATATTCTTGAAGTGCAGCAAGCTAGTAATCCTGACCTGAAATGGGAAAAAACGCATACCGTTGACATAGGATTAGACGTATCGTTATTTGAATCGAGGTTTTCTTTAACGTTTGATTATTATAATAAGAAAAGTATCGACATGTTAATTGGTTCAAGTGTACCCTTATATTCAGGCTATTCTTCTCAAATACAAAATCTGGTTGATATGGAAAATAAGGGGATAGAGATATCATTGACCAGTGTAAATATCGATAAAGAATTTAAGTGGACTTCGAATTTAAATTTTGCAAGGAATACCAATAAGGTAACAAAACTTAACCTGAAGGGATATGTTGCAGGAGGATCAGAAATTGGCTATGCCTATTATCAGGTTGGAGAATCGGCAACAGCATGGTTTTTGTACGATTGGCATAGTGTTGATCCTCTTACGGGTAATCCTTTATGGAGGTATTCAGATGGGAGCATTTCGACCACACCTCCAGCATCTATAAATAATAAGGAAGCGTACGATAATAAATTTGTAATGGGCGATAGAATGCCAGAATTTACAGGTGGATTTACAAATATATTTACGTATAAGAATCTTGAATTGAGTACGCTGTTGAGTTTTTCCTATGGTGGAAAAATAATGAACGGAACTCGTGCCGAACTTTTAACGTATACGGATAATAAAAACAGGAATCTGAGTACTGAAATTTTGGATGAGTGGATAATTGCAGGACATAAAACTGAGATTCCGAAAAAGTATAATCTGTCTACTCCTGGAAAAATTGGAGGAGGTACAGATTACACTGTTAGTAGGGAGACTGACCGTTTCCTGGAAGATGGGTCTTTTGTGCGTTTGAAAAATGTTTCATTATCTTATCGCTTTAATACGGATAGAATTCGTAAACTGGGATTAGAAAGTTTGGTACTTTATGCGAAAGGATCGAATTTACTAACCTGGACGAATTATTCTGGTCCTGATCCTGAGGTGAGTGCCTTTGGCTCATCAGCTGCTTATGCAGGAAATGATGAATTGACCATACCTCAGCAAAAGGCCATACAGATTGGGCTTAAAATTGGTTTAAGATAA
- a CDS encoding Kelch repeat-containing protein: protein MKNLRISWKMALPLMAILLSSVFTSCSDDEKKLSDLTGFLNFGFADEALENYEFTIGSDNVITNQIALPYGFDASALTPVFSAAPLAQVNIDGIPQVSGSISMDFTNDVVFTVVAENGDNTISYTVRVNVANELSAWTNLSPNAGFPLYTQMTAFELDGKYFVVGGLKGAAVYGDHEAGIYSSTDGVAFTEVSSTIFQDYGIAVGSATVKHGDKQLLLGGLSYSDYFGGGTGDGNGVNKVWTSTDGATWEKITTTQTDYEGWGAAPEVNSFSIRTEPTVANMNGDLYVVGGFSVAYGAPQGAIADAWKSTDGGATWTNLEADFGADFVARAKSQLVVYNDELYLIGGRTGYPNQYFNDVYKSADGINWTKLAVEKPFDACAGHICYVYNDRFYLIGGNVATGEMDESTEIAVPSNATWVSEDAGLNWTKVTEGALPEGFAGRAGHAFVKDGNVVHIFGGKGAEADGTAKILTDSWKGTLN, encoded by the coding sequence ATGAAAAATTTAAGAATTTCATGGAAAATGGCTTTACCACTTATGGCCATCTTATTGAGTAGTGTGTTCACTTCTTGTAGCGATGATGAGAAAAAATTGAGTGATTTAACAGGATTTTTAAACTTTGGATTTGCTGATGAAGCTCTTGAAAATTATGAGTTTACCATTGGGAGCGATAATGTTATTACCAATCAAATTGCTTTGCCATACGGATTTGACGCTTCTGCATTAACACCAGTATTTAGTGCTGCACCTTTGGCTCAAGTAAATATCGATGGTATTCCTCAGGTAAGTGGATCAATAAGTATGGATTTTACAAATGATGTTGTTTTTACTGTTGTTGCTGAGAATGGTGATAATACAATCAGTTACACCGTAAGAGTTAATGTAGCTAACGAGTTGTCTGCCTGGACAAATTTATCCCCTAATGCAGGCTTCCCATTGTATACTCAAATGACAGCTTTCGAATTGGATGGTAAGTATTTTGTTGTAGGAGGTCTTAAAGGAGCTGCAGTTTATGGTGATCATGAAGCAGGAATTTATTCATCTACTGATGGTGTCGCCTTTACTGAAGTTTCTTCTACTATTTTCCAGGATTATGGTATTGCAGTTGGATCTGCAACTGTGAAACATGGCGATAAGCAATTACTACTGGGAGGTTTGTCATACTCAGATTATTTTGGTGGCGGAACCGGTGATGGTAATGGTGTTAATAAAGTATGGACTTCAACAGACGGGGCTACTTGGGAGAAGATTACAACTACACAAACCGACTACGAAGGTTGGGGTGCAGCACCTGAAGTTAATTCCTTTTCAATAAGAACTGAACCAACCGTTGCCAATATGAATGGTGATTTATATGTGGTTGGTGGTTTTTCAGTAGCTTATGGTGCTCCTCAAGGTGCGATTGCTGATGCATGGAAATCGACCGACGGTGGGGCTACCTGGACTAATTTGGAAGCTGATTTTGGAGCAGACTTTGTTGCCAGAGCTAAAAGTCAATTGGTGGTTTATAATGATGAATTATATCTGATTGGTGGACGTACAGGATATCCGAATCAATATTTTAACGATGTATATAAGTCAGCTGATGGCATTAACTGGACAAAATTAGCTGTGGAAAAACCATTTGATGCCTGTGCCGGTCATATTTGCTATGTGTATAACGACAGATTCTATTTAATAGGTGGTAATGTGGCTACAGGTGAGATGGATGAAAGCACTGAAATTGCAGTACCATCGAATGCAACCTGGGTTTCAGAAGATGCAGGTTTAAACTGGACAAAGGTTACTGAAGGTGCATTGCCAGAGGGTTTTGCAGGACGTGCAGGTCATGCATTTGTCAAAGATGGAAATGTGGTTCATATTTTTGGTGGGAAAGGTGCTGAAGCTGATGGTACAGCTAAAATACTGACAGATTCTTGGAAAGGAACATTAAATTAA
- a CDS encoding SusC/RagA family TonB-linked outer membrane protein: protein MRVGMSFEVFVETLEAQSDFSFVYNSAKFQNLKIKSLPQESMPIESLLNYVLTPIGLNFIIYRDKIIIKERGEGIPMTLIKSSNLIEKSEILRVEKIVLGRVLCDDDSQPIVGASIRVRNQVYGTASDKDGYYNLKCNVGDTLLVTAIGFVSFETVVGLNIIEDIRLKPNMISLKEVNVIGYGEEETRELLGAVSSISPLVSGEVPNNFDDILAGSTSGLWFQKSSGAPGSASTIAIRGVTSLQPDANSPLIVVDGVPLFSSEENLNQITVKSQDGSAFGLLNNYVYDDIRETSEFRKNALNMVNPEDIESVSVLKDAYSTSIYGSRGAAGVILITTKKPKKKGISASFLYESSLSKPVGKPELMNANEYASLYSNYYSELKNEEVVFPNQINTNWYDLVVRNAVGNKLSLAVQSKKHNGFFYMSFSQLNQESYIINSDYKRYTGRFNFQQRVQERVRIGANLAITSEKNNALLAPKIYRDAILKAPNVPVYTEEGDYRFVNMGNPYGTYYENPLAMATTGRGEVNDTYTIANVYFDLELTNWLSYRFDFGINLIETDAISAYRNGFSPDKKNSIESNGYSRKWIVTNTINGSHSFEDHSMKFVLGQSFEQSRQKEEEVFFEDLWGLNTSGNLDLSNYTMDRRKFALASWFGRLNYNYKQKLFAGLSYRIDGSSRFRKSNRYQMFPAFSLGWIIKSDVENSLLNLFKLRSSFGYSGVEQSTYTYGALRTYQTHPNNLNYAGTPILSEDNGAELDISWEKTKNFDFGLDLSFFHEKLKTSLDYYSKEVNNLLLFTDVTAVSGYEQQWVNVGKMKNTGIEMNLDCQLIDRKFKWSMLLSTAYNKNEVVAINYIGEEVWGADQAYKYFKEGKEAAQFYLYDWKGVNPATGNPIWQYENGILSEIPPSDNTDRKAFGSGIPTFTGGINNCLSYKGFELNTSLIFVSGKKMMNGTAALLHTYSTSEAYNLSPDVLNYWKNEGDMTNQPALLNQSITSTNNYITSRTSSRFYEDASFIRLKRLVLAYYLPKSIVKKMKLEGVKFYAQATNLFTITNYSGVDPEVSAFGSSSLLSGYDEVTMPQSKSFSLGLRINL, encoded by the coding sequence ATGAGAGTTGGTATGAGTTTTGAGGTTTTTGTTGAAACTCTCGAAGCACAATCTGACTTTTCTTTTGTCTATAATTCAGCGAAATTCCAAAATCTGAAAATCAAGTCTCTTCCTCAAGAAAGCATGCCTATTGAGTCGTTGCTTAACTATGTTTTAACACCTATTGGTTTAAATTTTATTATTTACAGGGATAAAATCATCATTAAAGAAAGGGGGGAAGGTATACCTATGACTTTGATTAAATCTTCCAACCTGATTGAGAAGTCTGAAATACTTAGGGTAGAGAAGATTGTTTTAGGACGTGTCCTGTGTGATGATGACAGTCAACCAATTGTTGGGGCATCCATTCGTGTGAGAAATCAGGTTTATGGGACTGCTAGTGATAAAGATGGGTATTACAATCTGAAGTGTAATGTGGGTGATACACTTTTAGTTACAGCGATAGGTTTTGTTAGTTTTGAAACGGTTGTTGGTTTAAATATTATAGAGGACATTCGTTTAAAACCCAATATGATCAGTCTGAAAGAGGTCAATGTTATTGGGTATGGCGAAGAAGAAACTCGAGAATTACTAGGTGCTGTTAGTTCAATATCTCCTTTGGTTAGTGGTGAAGTTCCTAATAATTTTGATGATATACTGGCAGGCAGTACCAGTGGGTTGTGGTTTCAGAAAAGTTCAGGAGCACCGGGAAGTGCTTCAACAATAGCTATACGAGGTGTGACATCCCTTCAGCCTGATGCCAATAGTCCTCTTATTGTGGTAGATGGTGTGCCTCTTTTTTCTAGCGAAGAGAATTTGAATCAAATAACAGTTAAGTCGCAGGATGGTTCCGCCTTTGGATTGCTTAATAATTATGTCTATGATGATATTAGGGAGACAAGTGAGTTTAGAAAGAATGCCCTGAATATGGTTAATCCTGAGGATATTGAATCTGTTTCAGTACTCAAGGACGCCTATTCAACTTCAATATACGGGTCCAGAGGTGCTGCAGGAGTAATTTTAATTACAACTAAAAAACCGAAGAAAAAAGGGATAAGTGCCAGTTTTTTATATGAGTCGAGTCTGTCAAAACCGGTTGGGAAACCTGAATTAATGAATGCCAATGAGTATGCCAGCTTATATAGTAACTATTATAGCGAATTAAAAAATGAAGAAGTTGTGTTTCCAAATCAGATCAATACAAATTGGTATGATTTGGTCGTTCGAAATGCTGTTGGGAATAAATTGAGTTTAGCAGTTCAGAGCAAAAAACATAACGGCTTCTTTTATATGAGTTTTTCGCAACTGAATCAGGAGAGTTACATTATCAATTCTGACTATAAAAGATATACGGGACGCTTTAATTTCCAACAAAGAGTACAGGAAAGGGTCCGGATTGGTGCAAATCTGGCAATTACTTCAGAAAAGAACAATGCTTTATTAGCACCTAAAATTTATCGCGATGCGATCCTGAAAGCGCCCAATGTGCCAGTTTATACTGAAGAGGGGGATTATCGTTTCGTGAATATGGGCAATCCGTATGGAACATATTATGAAAATCCGCTTGCCATGGCAACAACAGGCAGAGGAGAAGTGAATGATACCTATACTATAGCTAATGTTTATTTCGACTTAGAATTGACTAATTGGTTGTCATATCGATTCGATTTTGGCATTAATTTGATTGAAACTGATGCCATTTCGGCTTATAGAAATGGATTCAGCCCTGATAAAAAAAATTCAATCGAAAGTAATGGTTATTCTCGTAAATGGATTGTAACCAATACAATAAATGGTTCTCATTCTTTTGAAGATCATTCGATGAAATTTGTTTTAGGTCAGAGTTTTGAGCAATCCAGACAAAAAGAAGAAGAAGTGTTTTTTGAAGATTTATGGGGCTTAAACACTAGTGGGAATCTTGATTTGAGTAATTATACAATGGATAGGCGTAAGTTTGCTCTGGCTTCATGGTTTGGTCGTTTGAATTATAATTACAAGCAGAAGTTATTCGCGGGTCTCTCATATCGGATTGATGGTTCGTCTCGTTTCAGAAAAAGTAACCGTTATCAAATGTTTCCTGCATTCTCACTCGGTTGGATCATAAAGTCTGATGTTGAAAATTCACTTTTAAACTTATTCAAGCTACGTTCAAGTTTTGGTTATTCGGGTGTGGAGCAATCGACTTATACCTATGGTGCTTTGCGGACATATCAAACACATCCCAATAATCTGAATTATGCAGGTACGCCTATATTATCTGAAGATAATGGTGCCGAATTGGATATTTCATGGGAAAAAACAAAGAATTTTGATTTTGGACTTGATTTGTCTTTTTTTCATGAGAAGTTAAAGACAAGTTTGGATTATTATTCCAAAGAGGTCAATAATTTACTTCTATTTACAGATGTTACTGCTGTTTCGGGGTACGAGCAACAATGGGTGAATGTGGGGAAGATGAAGAATACAGGAATTGAAATGAATCTGGATTGTCAATTAATTGATCGGAAATTTAAATGGAGCATGCTGTTGTCTACCGCCTATAATAAAAACGAAGTGGTTGCGATTAATTATATTGGAGAAGAGGTATGGGGAGCTGATCAGGCTTATAAATATTTCAAGGAAGGAAAGGAAGCTGCTCAGTTTTACCTTTATGATTGGAAGGGTGTCAATCCTGCCACCGGCAATCCGATATGGCAATATGAAAATGGGATTTTAAGTGAAATACCACCGTCGGATAATACAGATAGAAAAGCTTTTGGTTCAGGAATTCCAACGTTTACAGGTGGGATAAATAACTGCCTGTCATATAAAGGTTTTGAATTAAATACATCATTAATATTTGTATCGGGTAAAAAAATGATGAATGGAACAGCAGCTCTTTTACATACTTATTCAACAAGTGAGGCCTATAATTTATCACCGGATGTATTAAATTATTGGAAAAATGAGGGGGATATGACGAATCAACCTGCCTTATTGAATCAATCAATAACCAGTACAAACAATTATATCACCAGTCGAACAAGCTCACGTTTTTATGAGGATGCCTCATTTATTCGTCTTAAAAGGCTTGTGTTGGCTTATTATTTACCTAAATCGATTGTGAAAAAAATGAAACTTGAAGGCGTTAAATTTTACGCTCAGGCAACTAACTTATTTACAATTACAAACTATTCAGGAGTGGACCCCGAAGTGAGCGCTTTTGGTTCATCTTCGTTACTCTCAGGTTACGATGAAGTAACCATGCCGCAGTCAAAGTCTTTTAGCTTGGGCTTAAGAATTAACTTATAA
- a CDS encoding FecR family protein yields MNDIHHIITKVLANSASNEEKSLLDDWLREKPENKQDFELRRQQWEEMLLIVDDKDKKRVFTDIKNKINQETKVVDFNKHVDRKKSIRWMKVAASVVSFISLGALSYYEITYPFSHLNLIGYNLVETEAGVQQTQLLADGSTVYLNGDSRLKYKIDSEANERTLYLEGEAFFDVARDESKPFVIGLEDSHVQVLGTSFNIKAYSEDEQISTSVISGRVAFEASKSLILIPGNKGIIDKAKNTMAKLDVDNAMDVAWMKKALYFENTSLSEMAKSLYRMYGVKLKFLDGSLKDLKITAKFENERLDELFKILEMTNEFSYKIEDDVILIGGVGKFK; encoded by the coding sequence ATGAACGATATTCATCATATAATAACCAAGGTATTAGCCAATAGTGCTAGTAATGAGGAGAAAAGTCTGCTTGATGACTGGCTGAGGGAAAAGCCGGAGAATAAGCAGGACTTTGAATTAAGACGTCAACAATGGGAAGAGATGCTTCTGATAGTTGACGATAAAGATAAAAAACGCGTTTTTACAGATATTAAAAATAAAATCAATCAAGAGACTAAAGTTGTTGATTTTAATAAGCATGTTGATCGAAAGAAATCGATAAGATGGATGAAAGTTGCAGCCTCTGTTGTGAGTTTTATTTCATTGGGAGCTTTGAGCTATTATGAAATAACGTATCCTTTTTCACATTTAAATTTAATTGGATACAATTTAGTTGAAACAGAGGCTGGTGTTCAACAAACACAGTTATTAGCCGATGGGTCAACTGTTTATCTGAATGGTGATAGTCGTTTGAAATATAAGATTGATTCTGAAGCCAATGAACGTACACTTTATCTTGAAGGTGAAGCATTTTTTGATGTTGCAAGAGATGAGAGCAAGCCTTTTGTAATTGGTCTGGAGGACAGTCATGTTCAGGTTTTAGGAACATCTTTTAATATAAAAGCATATTCTGAGGATGAACAGATTTCCACTTCTGTTATAAGCGGACGGGTTGCTTTTGAAGCATCAAAATCATTAATACTTATTCCAGGTAATAAGGGAATTATTGATAAGGCTAAAAACACGATGGCTAAACTCGATGTGGATAATGCCATGGATGTAGCCTGGATGAAAAAAGCATTATATTTTGAAAACACGAGTTTGTCAGAGATGGCAAAATCATTATACCGGATGTATGGTGTGAAACTTAAATTTTTGGATGGCAGTCTTAAAGATTTAAAAATCACAGCAAAATTCGAAAATGAAAGACTTGATGAACTCTTCAAAATTCTTGAGATGACCAATGAATTTTCATACAAGATTGAAGATGATGTAATTCTAATTGGAGGAGTTGGGAAATTTAAATAA
- a CDS encoding RNA polymerase sigma-70 factor, with protein sequence MIYPSLSVDQNHIKNLIHQLSSKDDERAFEQIFDLFYSKMYATAFQYLKNKPLAEEVVSDVFCRIWKKRLELDQIKNFESYLFISVRNLSLNYIRNNSRLSNESLDEQAYHISDPVALPDEVMQAHELQELLNDSIENLPKKCKAIFKMIRFDGLKYKEVASELNISVNTVDTQMRIAIKRISQSLGDFTIKKR encoded by the coding sequence ATGATTTACCCTAGTTTGTCTGTTGACCAAAATCATATTAAGAATCTAATTCATCAACTTTCCTCAAAAGATGATGAGCGTGCGTTTGAGCAAATTTTTGATCTGTTCTACTCAAAAATGTATGCCACGGCTTTTCAATATCTTAAAAATAAACCCTTAGCTGAGGAGGTTGTTTCTGATGTGTTTTGTCGGATATGGAAAAAGCGATTAGAATTGGATCAGATTAAAAATTTTGAAAGCTACTTGTTTATTTCTGTTCGCAATTTGTCTTTAAATTATATCAGAAATAATTCCAGACTTAGTAACGAATCTTTGGATGAACAGGCATATCATATTTCAGATCCGGTTGCACTTCCAGATGAAGTAATGCAAGCGCATGAGCTACAAGAATTACTTAACGATTCTATTGAAAACTTGCCAAAAAAATGCAAAGCAATTTTTAAAATGATTCGTTTCGATGGCCTTAAATACAAAGAAGTTGCTTCTGAATTAAATATTTCAGTCAATACTGTGGATACTCAAATGAGAATTGCAATTAAACGCATTAGTCAATCTTTGGGGGATTTCACAATAAAGAAGCGATAG
- a CDS encoding cation diffusion facilitator family transporter, with protein sequence MEKHNHKHEHSHSHSHGDLKGRNLGIAILLNVGITLAQVVGGFISGSLALMSDAMHNFSDVLALIISWFASKLSKKDQTPSQTYGYKRAEILAALINAVSLIVIAFFLLKEAISRFSDPVDVQTGWIMILGGLSIVLNGLSVLLVQKDAQDNMNMRSAYLHLLSDMISSIAVVLGGLAMYLWDVAWVDSVLSIGIALYLVYSSWDLVKESVRILMQFAPSKVDLEEINKELQNIPEVNNMHHVHVWQLDDKQINFEAHISFKEDIRLSKVNEILHQVEHILNDKFDINHVTLQPEINGFCGDESMVNQDSK encoded by the coding sequence ATGGAAAAACACAATCATAAGCATGAGCATAGCCATTCGCACAGCCATGGTGATTTAAAAGGACGAAATCTTGGGATAGCTATTTTGTTAAATGTTGGTATCACTTTAGCGCAAGTTGTAGGAGGTTTTATTTCGGGAAGTTTGGCCTTGATGTCAGATGCCATGCATAACTTTAGTGATGTATTGGCTTTGATTATTTCCTGGTTTGCTAGTAAGCTTTCAAAAAAGGACCAAACCCCTTCGCAAACCTATGGCTACAAACGCGCCGAAATATTAGCAGCTTTAATCAATGCGGTTTCCTTAATCGTAATTGCTTTCTTTTTATTGAAGGAGGCTATTTCTCGTTTTTCTGATCCTGTTGACGTTCAAACGGGTTGGATCATGATTTTGGGTGGCCTGTCAATTGTATTAAACGGCTTGAGTGTTTTGTTGGTTCAGAAAGATGCCCAGGATAATATGAATATGCGTTCGGCCTATTTGCATTTGCTTTCGGATATGATTTCATCTATTGCCGTTGTATTAGGGGGATTGGCTATGTATTTGTGGGATGTTGCTTGGGTGGACTCAGTTTTATCTATTGGAATCGCTTTGTATTTGGTTTATTCAAGTTGGGATTTGGTAAAGGAGAGTGTTCGAATTTTGATGCAGTTTGCTCCATCGAAAGTCGATCTTGAAGAAATAAATAAAGAATTGCAGAACATACCTGAAGTCAATAATATGCATCATGTTCATGTTTGGCAGCTTGATGATAAACAAATCAATTTTGAGGCACATATCAGTTTTAAGGAAGATATTCGTTTGAGTAAAGTCAATGAAATTCTCCATCAGGTGGAGCATATTCTAAACGATAAATTTGACATCAATCACGTCACCCTTCAGCCTGAGATCAATGGTTTTTGTGGCGATGAAAGCATGGTTAATCAGGATAGTAAGTAG